The Poecilia reticulata strain Guanapo linkage group LG13, Guppy_female_1.0+MT, whole genome shotgun sequence genome has a segment encoding these proteins:
- the aldoca gene encoding fructose-bisphosphate aldolase C-A: MRHIHPSIHPSAGRSSSHTDTWIYETKTHKLRLFFFCLFSVLTHFFVSESLEDAMGREVSKNRKIEDPPARHHFSHDFLSNVRVSIARRLGHSQPVGVDRAPLPPSDREGMPEKEKPPPALISLFLPEFPQRNTPSEDCFQVLDVIAKGSLGPVLKVRVVHQXFFQVVLRPQSNCQSGRQFALRIFSKVRPPVGGISVKEHFEVNVVPLTIQLMYQFFKRMMGFFFPGRNVEDEDVTDEEDKSRMVTTVSFVHFLFVSALQRQLRHPFIHSVQDCWQTQHHLFIMFEYCSAGDLYTYWLLKGQFDQDQVRLLAAELGSALGFLHDLGIVHRDVKMENILLSDKGHLRLSDFGLSRRLNRGGRAFTVCGTIQYMAPEVLSGGPYSHAADWWSLGVLLFSLVTGEFPLAAESNHXNMLKKVRDCSYVPPKTLSSDLTLLLSELLCKSPAXRLHNLQRFKTQAFFRGASFDSYILQKTPVKFLLELRSHPDWAAMSRRGSVADWFEYFDFNNTLIAPLTLTELPPASPSEXXALTAEED, encoded by the exons ATGcgtcacatccatccatccatccatccatcagcgGGACGCAGCTCCAGTCACACAGACACGTGGATTTACGagaccaaaacacacaaactgcggcttttttttttttgtcttttctccgTTTTAACTCACTTTTTTGTGAGTGAAAGTCTTGAGGATGCGATGGGACGCGAAGtcagtaaaaacagaaag ATAGAGGATCCACCAGCTCGACATCACTTCAGTCATGACTTCCTATCAAACGTCCGGGTCTCCATCGCTCGCAGACTCGGACACTCTCAGCCTGTGGGAGTGGACCGAGCGCCGCTTCCTCCAAGTGACAGGGAAGGAATGCCTGAGAAAGAGAAACCTCCTCCAGCCCTCATTTCRCTCTTCCTCCCAGAGTTTCCACAACGTAACACTCCATCAGAGGACTGTTTTCAG GTTCTCGATGTCATCGCTAAAGGCTCGCTTGGACCCGTCCTGAAAGTCAGGGTTGTTCACCAGGNGTTTTTCCAGGTTGTGCTTCGACCTCAGAGCAACTGCCAGTCCGGGCGACAGTTCGCCCTGCGCATCTTCAGCAAAGTGCGCCCCCCGGTGGGAGGAATCTCCGTGAAGGAACACTTTGAG GTGAACGTGGTGCCGCTCACCATCCAGCTCATGTACCAGTTCTTCAAACGGATGATGGGCTTTTTCTTCCCGGGCCGAAACGTTGAAGACGAAGACGTCACAGATGAGGAAGACAAGTCCAGAATGGTCACTACCG tttcatttgtccacttcctgtttgtctctgcttTGCAGAGGCAGCTCAGACATCCGTTTATTCACAGTGTGCAGGACTGCTGGCAGACACAGCACCACCTCTTCATCA TGTTCGAATACTGCAGCGCTGGAGATTTATACACGTACTGGCTACTGAAGGGCCAGTTTGACCAGGACCAGGTTCGACTCCTTGCTGCAGAGCTTGGCAGTGCCTTGG GTTTCCTACATGATCTGGGAATCGTCCATAGAGACGTAAAG atggaaaacattttgttgagtGATAAAG GTCACCTCCGCCTGTCTGATTTCGGCCTGTCGCGCCGACTGAATCGAGGAGGACGAGCGTTCACCGTATGCGGAACCATTCAGTATATGG CGCCTGAGGTTTTGAGTGGGGGTCCGTACAGCCACGCTGCAGACTGGTGGTCTCTCGGGGTTTTGTTATTCTCGCTGGTTACAGGAGAG TTTCCACTGGCAGCGGAGTCGAACCACRTCAATATGTTGAAGAAGGTCAGAGACTGCTCTTATGTTCCACCAAAGACCCTCAGCTCTGACCTCACCCTACTGCTCAGTGAG CTTTTGTGCAAGAGTCCAGCGARCCGCCTCCATAACCTGCAGCGCTTCAAGACACAGGCCTTCTTCAGGGGCGCCTCGTTCGACTCGTACATCCTCCAGAAAACGCCGGTAAAATTCCTCCTGGAGCTCAGAAGCCATCCTGACTGGGCAGCCATGTCGAGGAGAGGCTCCGTGGCGGACTGGTTTGAGTACTTTGACTTTAACAACACTTTGATCGCTCCTTTAACTCTCACTGAACTGCCTCCTGCTTCGCCCAGTGAGGASKTGGCGTTGACTGCAGAGGAGGACTAG